One region of Syntrophobacter fumaroxidans MPOB genomic DNA includes:
- the lptG gene encoding LPS export ABC transporter permease LptG, translated as MRIIPRYVLRHFLPVFMLALFTFTSLYLIVDFFENMEQFIEKRVPAADTIAYFLNKTPSVAAQGIPMAALLGALITLGLLKRNRELIALEAAGVKTVTYVTPIVAAAFFIAAVHLVLGETVSRSMNQVSTKIWNEQVQRRKGHFSWGVENVWYHGQNVIYQVRFYDKRTQTLEKVSLFFLDPSFRLVQRLDARRFRWDGARWQAEQGLFLKFSESGTEQETFDQRAFTLQETPADFSGLETIPEELDWLDLYRYAEKIRQEGYNSLPYIIELHLRVAFPLSAIVLAILGIIIALRQSMHGGIALGVGIGLLVGSSYFVVQQLGCALAGAGALPPVVGVWAANVIFLAAAVYLWISNPSGG; from the coding sequence GTGAGAATCATTCCGCGCTATGTTCTGAGGCATTTTCTGCCCGTATTCATGTTGGCGCTCTTCACTTTCACGAGCCTGTACCTGATCGTGGATTTCTTTGAGAACATGGAGCAGTTCATAGAGAAGCGGGTCCCTGCGGCGGACACCATCGCCTACTTTCTGAACAAGACCCCTTCAGTGGCCGCGCAGGGAATTCCCATGGCCGCCCTGCTCGGAGCACTGATCACCCTGGGCCTGTTGAAACGCAACCGTGAGCTGATCGCCCTCGAGGCCGCCGGGGTCAAGACCGTCACCTACGTCACTCCCATCGTTGCGGCCGCTTTCTTCATTGCCGCCGTCCACCTGGTTCTCGGCGAGACTGTTTCGCGTTCGATGAACCAGGTGTCCACGAAGATATGGAACGAGCAGGTCCAGCGCCGCAAAGGCCATTTTTCCTGGGGAGTCGAGAACGTCTGGTATCACGGCCAGAATGTGATCTACCAGGTCCGTTTCTATGACAAGCGGACGCAGACCCTGGAGAAAGTGTCCCTGTTCTTCCTCGACCCCTCGTTCAGACTGGTTCAACGCCTGGATGCCAGGCGATTCCGCTGGGACGGCGCCAGGTGGCAGGCCGAGCAGGGGCTTTTCCTGAAATTCTCCGAATCCGGCACGGAACAGGAGACATTCGACCAGCGGGCATTCACGCTACAGGAGACCCCCGCGGATTTTTCCGGCCTGGAAACGATCCCGGAGGAATTGGACTGGTTGGATCTCTACCGGTATGCTGAAAAAATCCGTCAGGAGGGGTACAATTCGCTGCCCTATATAATCGAGCTGCACCTGAGGGTCGCCTTCCCCCTGAGCGCGATTGTCCTGGCGATACTCGGCATCATCATCGCCCTGCGGCAGAGCATGCACGGAGGGATTGCCCTGGGGGTGGGGATCGGCCTGCTGGTTGGTTCCTCGTATTTTGTCGTGCAGCAGCTGGGGTGTGCGTTGGCCGGCGCGGGGGCACTTCCGCCGGTCGTGGGCGTGTGGGCGGCAAACGTGATCTTTCTGGCAGCCGCCGTCTACCTCTGGATTTCGAACCCGTCCGGCGGCTGA
- a CDS encoding LptF/LptG family permease, with translation MKMTLYRYLIKEQMVPLGVCLMGVSLVLITGRLFQLLKVLFTSSFTLGDLMALVALAMPKLMLFALPMASLLGVLLAFVRLNSDNELIALRAAGIGFHQFFPAVVSLLLGVTLISFVNMIFVIPPTGKAFEVKLRSMARSGLPVLMKEGTFITAIPKLTFFFQSVNPTELSVRGIFVQDRREEKVRLAIVAESARIVYQRDSNHLTFKIANGSITRVADDMKNAQAVSFKAYDLSLSLDELIGSARGSKMNKREMTLRELYRVIVEKTGDVGHALEFHQRLAFPSGCLLLGLIGAPLGAVFRQRGRIAGITIGLVVFLAYYVILSAGKGLGENHLVHPFLACWAPNLLCIAASFYLWRKMRLETPFKTFQLLQEWASSWYRLRRARKGKKT, from the coding sequence ATGAAAATGACTCTATACCGGTATTTAATCAAGGAACAAATGGTTCCGCTCGGCGTCTGCCTGATGGGAGTGAGCCTCGTCCTGATCACTGGAAGGCTCTTTCAGCTGCTCAAGGTCCTCTTCACGAGTTCCTTCACCCTGGGCGATCTCATGGCGCTGGTCGCCCTCGCCATGCCCAAGCTCATGCTTTTCGCCCTCCCCATGGCCTCATTGCTCGGCGTTCTGCTCGCCTTCGTCAGGCTGAACAGCGACAACGAGCTGATCGCTCTGCGCGCGGCCGGGATCGGTTTCCACCAGTTCTTTCCGGCGGTGGTGTCCCTGCTTCTTGGCGTGACCCTGATTTCCTTCGTCAACATGATATTCGTCATCCCGCCGACGGGCAAGGCTTTCGAGGTCAAGCTCAGGAGCATGGCCCGATCGGGTCTCCCTGTTCTGATGAAGGAAGGAACCTTCATCACCGCCATCCCCAAATTGACCTTTTTCTTCCAGTCCGTCAATCCGACCGAACTGTCCGTTCGCGGGATCTTCGTGCAAGACCGGCGGGAGGAAAAAGTGCGCCTTGCCATCGTCGCCGAAAGCGCCCGGATCGTCTATCAGCGCGACTCGAACCATCTGACGTTCAAAATTGCCAACGGCAGCATCACTCGTGTGGCCGATGACATGAAGAACGCCCAGGCGGTGTCTTTCAAAGCTTACGATCTTTCACTCTCGCTCGATGAATTGATCGGTTCCGCACGCGGATCGAAAATGAATAAAAGGGAGATGACTTTGCGGGAGCTCTACCGGGTTATCGTGGAAAAGACGGGCGACGTCGGGCATGCCCTCGAATTCCACCAACGGCTTGCTTTTCCTTCGGGCTGCCTGCTGCTCGGATTGATCGGCGCGCCGCTTGGGGCGGTTTTCCGTCAGCGGGGCCGCATTGCCGGAATAACCATCGGTCTGGTCGTGTTCCTGGCCTACTACGTGATCCTCTCCGCCGGCAAGGGACTGGGCGAGAATCACCTGGTACACCCTTTCCTTGCCTGCTGGGCTCCAAATCTGCTGTGCATCGCGGCATCTTTCTACCTTTGGCGAAAAATGCGACTGGAGACTCCCTTCAAGACTTTTCAGCTCCTGCAGGAATGGGCGTCGTCGTGGTATCGGCTCCGTAGAGCCCGCAAGGGAAAGAAAACGTGA
- a CDS encoding deoxyguanosinetriphosphate triphosphohydrolase, with translation MRHELEEREARFLDPRAQLSRETRGRLKPETECTLRTAYQRDRDRIVHCKAFRRLKHKTQVFLSPTGDHYRTRLTHTLETSQIARTIGRALALNEDLIEAVALGHDLGHTAFGHGGESVLNDLVPGGFFHNEQSLRIVDILEKNGEGLNLTHEVRDGILKHSKGRADPILLDPEARAETLEGQVVRVADITAYLNHDLDDALRAEILSADAIPPDIRMHLGARHSQRIHAMVEDVIHSTLEGDLIEVRMSEAMLARVDQLREFLFEHVYDLPQVREEFRRVRKIIEDLFDVLMKDDAVFREEIGTPRDGTLKERQVYDHIAGMTDRYALDLYKKIFLPKPWMKL, from the coding sequence TTGCGCCACGAGTTGGAGGAACGTGAAGCACGGTTTCTCGATCCCCGTGCGCAGCTCAGCAGGGAGACCAGAGGACGGCTGAAACCCGAGACGGAATGCACTCTGCGCACGGCCTACCAGCGGGACCGCGATCGAATCGTTCACTGCAAGGCTTTCAGAAGGCTGAAACACAAGACTCAGGTCTTCCTGTCTCCGACGGGAGACCACTACCGTACGCGGCTCACGCACACCCTGGAAACCTCCCAGATTGCCCGCACCATCGGCAGGGCGCTGGCCTTGAACGAAGATCTTATCGAGGCCGTCGCGCTCGGACACGACTTGGGCCACACGGCGTTCGGCCACGGGGGCGAGAGCGTGCTCAACGATCTCGTTCCCGGAGGTTTCTTTCACAACGAGCAGAGCCTGCGCATTGTCGACATCCTCGAAAAAAACGGGGAGGGGCTCAATCTCACCCACGAAGTGCGCGACGGCATCCTCAAACATTCCAAGGGGCGCGCGGATCCGATCCTGCTCGACCCTGAAGCCAGAGCGGAAACGCTGGAAGGTCAGGTGGTCCGGGTTGCGGACATCACGGCTTATCTCAACCATGACCTGGACGACGCCCTGAGGGCTGAAATCCTCAGTGCCGATGCCATTCCCCCCGATATCCGGATGCACCTCGGAGCCCGTCATTCTCAGCGCATCCACGCGATGGTCGAGGATGTCATTCACTCGACCCTGGAGGGCGATCTCATCGAAGTGCGCATGAGCGAGGCGATGCTCGCCCGGGTTGACCAGCTCAGGGAGTTCCTTTTCGAGCACGTTTACGATCTGCCTCAGGTCAGGGAAGAATTCAGGCGCGTCCGGAAGATCATCGAGGATCTCTTCGACGTACTGATGAAGGATGATGCGGTGTTTCGGGAAGAGATCGGCACGCCGCGCGACGGCACGCTCAAGGAGCGGCAGGTGTACGACCATATCGCGGGAATGACTGACCGTTACGCTCTCGACCTGTACAAAAAGATCTTTCTTCCCAAGCCATGGATGAAACTGTGA